A portion of the Celeribacter baekdonensis genome contains these proteins:
- a CDS encoding mismatch-specific DNA-glycosylase — MLQDFLEWDLEVLFCGTAAGRRSAEIGSYYAGRGNRFWSVLSEVGLVSQALSIGEEDKLLSHKIGLTDLVKNKSGMDRKLSKQDFAVHRLVGVVHEFQPRKIAFNGKKAGQVVFGKKCIERYGKYHFSGFPEIWILPSTSGAARAYWDIEPWRALAVEIR, encoded by the coding sequence ATGCTTCAAGACTTTTTAGAGTGGGATTTAGAAGTCCTTTTTTGTGGAACTGCGGCGGGTCGTAGGTCTGCAGAAATTGGCTCCTATTATGCAGGACGCGGAAACCGGTTCTGGTCAGTTTTGTCTGAGGTTGGTCTGGTTTCTCAAGCCTTGTCGATTGGCGAAGAAGACAAACTGCTTTCACATAAAATAGGTTTGACTGACCTGGTCAAAAATAAATCGGGCATGGACCGAAAACTTTCAAAACAGGATTTTGCGGTGCATCGGTTGGTGGGTGTTGTGCATGAATTTCAACCTCGAAAGATTGCCTTTAATGGTAAAAAGGCGGGTCAAGTTGTTTTCGGTAAAAAATGCATAGAGAGATATGGCAAGTATCACTTTTCAGGGTTTCCAGAAATTTGGATTTTACCATCTACCTCTGGTGCGGCACGCGCCTACTGGGACATTGAACCGTGGCGCGCACTGGCGGTTGAGATTCGTTAG
- a CDS encoding HlyU family transcriptional regulator: protein MSLFGKLFGGKSQPDTAPHHSTKPELYGNDYRIFPEPMKAESGYRIAAKIEKDFGGETRAHRMIRADTMSDIDDARRESLRKAQIFIDQMGDAIFADPRM from the coding sequence ATGTCCCTTTTCGGAAAACTCTTCGGCGGCAAATCGCAACCCGACACCGCGCCACACCACAGCACAAAGCCCGAGCTTTACGGCAATGACTACCGCATCTTTCCCGAGCCGATGAAGGCCGAGAGCGGCTATCGCATCGCGGCCAAGATCGAAAAGGATTTTGGCGGCGAGACCCGCGCCCATAGGATGATCCGGGCCGATACGATGAGCGACATCGACGATGCGCGTCGGGAAAGCCTGCGCAAGGCGCAAATTTTTATCGACCAGATGGGCGACGCGATTTTTGCCGATCCCCGGATGTGA
- a CDS encoding SDR family oxidoreductase — MTTYLVTGASGQLGQRVIDTLATRVAKSDIIALVRSDKAAEDYAAKGIATRFGDYTDAAALEAAFAGVDRLLLISSSDVGQRAAQHGNVIAAAKAAGVSFIAYTSILNAQDSTMALAEEHKATEDMLAASGIPYTLLRNGWYSENITMTLSQDLELGQHFGAAGTGKLATATRQDYADATAVVLAGGHDGAVLELAGDEGYTLAEYAALVSDLSGKAVAYTDMPEAAFAEALLSAGLPKGFATILADSDAKAAQGALFDGSKTLSKLIGRPTEPIAQTIKAAL, encoded by the coding sequence ATGACCACCTATCTCGTCACCGGCGCCTCCGGCCAATTGGGCCAACGCGTCATCGACACCCTCGCCACCCGCGTTGCCAAAAGCGACATCATCGCATTGGTGCGCTCTGACAAAGCCGCAGAAGACTATGCCGCCAAAGGCATCGCCACCCGCTTTGGCGACTACACCGACGCAGCTGCGCTTGAGGCGGCCTTTGCCGGGGTGGATCGCCTACTTTTGATATCCTCTTCCGACGTTGGCCAACGCGCCGCACAGCATGGCAATGTCATCGCTGCGGCCAAGGCGGCGGGCGTGTCCTTTATCGCCTATACGTCGATCCTGAACGCCCAAGACAGCACCATGGCGCTGGCCGAGGAACACAAAGCGACCGAGGACATGTTGGCGGCCTCGGGCATCCCCTACACGCTCTTGCGCAATGGGTGGTATTCCGAAAACATCACCATGACACTGAGCCAAGATCTTGAATTGGGGCAACATTTCGGGGCTGCGGGTACGGGAAAACTCGCCACCGCCACGCGTCAGGATTATGCCGACGCGACGGCTGTTGTTTTGGCTGGTGGTCATGATGGCGCGGTGTTGGAACTTGCGGGCGATGAGGGCTACACGCTGGCGGAGTATGCCGCGCTTGTCTCTGATCTGTCAGGCAAAGCGGTCGCCTATACCGACATGCCAGAGGCCGCCTTTGCCGAGGCGCTCCTGAGCGCAGGCCTGCCAAAAGGCTTTGCCACAATCTTAGCGGATTCGGACGCAAAAGCGGCTCAGGGCGCTTTGTTTGACGGTAGCAAGACGCTCTCAAAGCTGATTGGCCGCCCGACCGAACCGATTGCTCAGACGATCAAAGCCGCGCTCTGA
- a CDS encoding winged helix-turn-helix transcriptional regulator: MRDSAQSRIEQWKADGFDPKNCPVRQVLDHLAAKWTTLILLELENGAQRFNALGRALPDISKRMLTQSLRDLERDGLVRREVFDTKPPSVAYSLTDLGRSFLTPLHAMMDWAGQNMPDIMAARDRFSASGG; this comes from the coding sequence ATGCGAGACAGCGCCCAAAGCCGGATAGAGCAATGGAAAGCCGATGGGTTTGACCCGAAAAATTGCCCGGTGCGGCAGGTGTTGGATCACCTGGCGGCCAAATGGACGACGCTGATTTTGCTGGAGCTGGAGAATGGGGCGCAGCGGTTCAATGCGCTTGGGCGGGCCTTGCCGGATATTTCCAAACGGATGCTGACGCAAAGCCTGCGCGATCTCGAACGTGACGGGCTGGTGCGTCGTGAGGTGTTTGACACCAAACCGCCCAGCGTGGCCTATAGTCTGACCGATCTTGGCCGCTCTTTTTTGACGCCGCTGCATGCGATGATGGATTGGGCGGGGCAAAACATGCCTGATATTATGGCGGCGCGGGATCGTTTTTCGGCGTCTGGGGGATAA
- a CDS encoding secondary thiamine-phosphate synthase enzyme YjbQ, with product MSHHLFEIPTHGPGLYEITADVARWVAGEGPMEAALTLMVQHTSASLVIQENADPEVQTDLAAFFHRLVPPTTEPAMAYLTHTYEGPDDMPAHIKSALLPTTITIPVISGRMTLGTWQGLYLFEHRARPHLRKLSALLR from the coding sequence ATGAGCCACCATCTGTTCGAAATTCCGACCCATGGTCCGGGGCTATATGAGATTACCGCAGATGTGGCGCGTTGGGTCGCGGGGGAGGGGCCGATGGAGGCGGCGCTGACCCTGATGGTCCAACATACCTCCGCCTCGCTCGTGATCCAGGAAAACGCCGACCCCGAAGTCCAAACCGACCTCGCTGCATTTTTTCACCGTCTTGTCCCGCCCACGACGGAGCCCGCCATGGCCTATTTGACCCATACCTATGAGGGGCCAGACGATATGCCGGCCCATATCAAATCTGCCTTACTGCCGACAACGATCACAATTCCGGTCATTTCGGGGCGAATGACCCTTGGAACATGGCAAGGACTTTACCTTTTCGAACATCGTGCCCGCCCGCACCTGCGAAAGCTTTCGGCTCTTCTGCGTTAA
- the nrdR gene encoding transcriptional regulator NrdR, whose protein sequence is MRCPFCGNVDTQVKDSRPAEDHVAIRRRRFCSACGGRFTTYERVQLRDLVVVKTNGRREDFDRDKLERSIRIAAQKRPIEPERLDQMISGIVRRLESLGETDIPSKTIGEIVMESLARIDTVAYVRFASVYKNFQAADDFDKFVSELRPEGKHDE, encoded by the coding sequence ATGCGTTGTCCATTTTGCGGAAATGTAGATACCCAAGTGAAAGACAGCCGTCCGGCTGAGGATCATGTGGCCATTCGACGGCGGCGGTTTTGTTCGGCCTGTGGTGGTCGGTTTACCACCTATGAGCGCGTGCAGCTGCGCGATCTGGTCGTGGTGAAAACCAATGGTCGCCGCGAGGATTTTGATCGCGATAAACTCGAACGCTCCATCCGGATCGCCGCGCAAAAACGCCCGATCGAACCGGAGCGTCTGGATCAGATGATCTCTGGCATCGTGCGGCGCCTTGAGAGCTTGGGAGAGACGGATATCCCATCGAAAACCATCGGTGAGATCGTGATGGAAAGCCTCGCGCGGATTGATACCGTGGCTTACGTGCGCTTTGCGTCGGTTTATAAAAACTTCCAGGCCGCAGACGATTTTGACAAATTTGTCAGTGAGTTGCGCCCGGAAGGTAAGCACGACGAGTAA
- the ribD gene encoding bifunctional diaminohydroxyphosphoribosylaminopyrimidine deaminase/5-amino-6-(5-phosphoribosylamino)uracil reductase RibD, producing the protein MPDVGPMQHALSLAARGLGRTWPNPAVGCVIIRKGRVVGRGWTQPGGRPHAETMALAQAGVAARGATAYVTLEPCSHHGKTPPCAEALIAAGIARVVVALGDPDPRVNGRGFALLQNAGIKLTTGVCEEEARAAQEGFLSKVILGRPMVTLKLALSWDGRIATATGESQWITGPMARRRVHAMRANHDAVLVGAGTARADDPSLTVRGLGVSHQPVRVVMSRRLDLPLSGQLARTAQEVPVWIVHGPDVSSDLKSVWTGLGAELIEAPVVYGQLDPKASLEALGTRGLTRVFCEGGGALAASLMGAHLPDHVALFTAGLAIGAEGMPGLGALGIDRLRQAPRYALQRIEQVGPDALSHWRRTQISD; encoded by the coding sequence ATGCCTGATGTCGGTCCCATGCAGCACGCGCTTTCATTGGCGGCGCGCGGGCTTGGTCGGACGTGGCCAAACCCGGCTGTTGGGTGTGTGATTATACGTAAAGGACGCGTCGTTGGGCGGGGATGGACCCAGCCCGGCGGTCGTCCCCATGCCGAAACCATGGCCTTGGCACAAGCGGGCGTTGCGGCGCGGGGGGCCACGGCCTATGTGACGTTGGAGCCCTGTTCTCATCATGGTAAAACGCCGCCCTGCGCCGAGGCACTGATCGCGGCGGGAATTGCCCGTGTGGTCGTGGCCTTAGGCGATCCCGACCCACGGGTGAATGGACGGGGTTTTGCGCTTTTGCAAAATGCGGGGATAAAACTAACCACGGGTGTCTGCGAAGAAGAGGCCCGAGCGGCGCAAGAAGGTTTCCTATCCAAGGTGATTTTGGGCCGTCCAATGGTGACGCTGAAACTTGCTTTGTCTTGGGATGGCCGGATTGCGACCGCGACGGGCGAAAGCCAATGGATCACTGGCCCGATGGCGCGGCGGCGTGTTCATGCGATGCGCGCCAATCACGATGCGGTTTTGGTCGGGGCGGGCACAGCGCGCGCCGATGATCCAAGCCTGACCGTGCGTGGTCTTGGCGTGTCGCATCAACCCGTGCGCGTGGTGATGTCGCGTCGTCTTGACCTGCCTTTGAGCGGACAATTGGCGCGCACCGCGCAGGAGGTGCCGGTCTGGATCGTTCATGGTCCTGATGTTTCTTCCGATCTCAAATCCGTCTGGACCGGCCTCGGCGCGGAGCTGATCGAAGCCCCTGTGGTCTATGGTCAGCTCGATCCCAAAGCGAGCCTAGAAGCCCTTGGAACGCGCGGTTTGACGCGGGTATTTTGCGAAGGCGGTGGGGCCTTGGCAGCCTCTTTGATGGGGGCGCATTTGCCGGATCATGTGGCACTGTTCACTGCCGGGCTTGCAATAGGCGCGGAGGGGATGCCGGGGCTCGGTGCGCTTGGGATTGATCGGTTGCGACAGGCCCCCCGCTATGCGTTGCAGCGTATTGAACAGGTCGGCCCAGATGCCCTAAGTCATTGGAGACGAACGCAGATTAGCGATTAA
- a CDS encoding capsular polysaccharide biosynthesis protein encodes MTAAPVHTQGRLFSAPPLLMDLLQDAGLPLPEARSDVDLATILRDAPLDDGALLSRARNAMDWWAKLELCNFPADQEKISYANAPYVLVIDQADPAITVADFQEMLVFAQTEHLNSKVVILPCENGVAQADMASDRITLADPKSNPWTLFASAMAVYTHSSGLGFDAIFAGHRPRVFGQPWYGGLDLTQDEAPDPHRNRRLTRAQAFAAAMLLYPNWKNRHGAPCLFEDILAHLEATERARREDANGYVASHILRWKRPFLRQYFGSNGIEFTDAPHQIAAHVAQGRRQMIWGSDAKAALRLEDGFLRSRGLGAALVRPVSLILDDQGLYFDPTRPSRLEALISARTDLSTAAAHRIDGFLTRLKTLNLSKYNVGAGAPTLPGGHRILVAGQVEDDASVRLGTGQGAGEISTNRALLMAARAAHPSAVIVYKPHPDVEAGLRRGKVADADAIADVVAQSADPLALIEACDEVWTMTSLIGFEALLRGTPVTCTGAPFYAGWGLTQDLGNTPARRAARPSLKALAHAVLIDYPRYFDPQTGTAIAPEEALDLLAHAPQGRSRLAQTMLARLRQLRAATLGLNR; translated from the coding sequence ATGACGGCCGCCCCTGTACACACGCAGGGGCGGCTTTTTTCTGCCCCGCCCCTGCTCATGGACCTGTTGCAGGATGCCGGATTGCCCCTCCCGGAGGCGCGCTCCGACGTCGATCTCGCCACAATCCTACGCGACGCACCGCTGGATGATGGCGCGCTGTTGAGCCGGGCGCGCAATGCTATGGATTGGTGGGCAAAGCTTGAATTGTGCAACTTCCCCGCAGATCAAGAGAAAATATCATATGCAAATGCGCCATATGTGCTGGTTATAGATCAGGCTGACCCAGCCATCACTGTGGCTGATTTTCAAGAAATGTTGGTCTTTGCCCAGACCGAGCACCTGAACAGCAAAGTTGTGATCCTCCCCTGTGAAAACGGCGTGGCGCAGGCCGATATGGCAAGCGACCGGATCACCCTTGCAGACCCCAAAAGCAACCCTTGGACGCTTTTCGCCTCCGCTATGGCCGTTTACACGCACAGTTCCGGCCTTGGCTTTGATGCGATTTTCGCCGGTCACCGCCCGCGCGTCTTTGGGCAGCCGTGGTATGGCGGCCTCGACCTCACCCAAGATGAAGCCCCCGATCCGCATCGCAACCGCCGCCTCACCCGCGCACAGGCCTTTGCCGCCGCGATGCTGCTTTATCCAAACTGGAAAAATCGCCACGGCGCACCATGCCTCTTTGAGGACATCCTCGCACATCTCGAAGCCACAGAGCGCGCCCGCCGCGAAGACGCAAACGGCTATGTCGCCAGCCATATCTTACGTTGGAAACGTCCGTTTCTACGGCAATATTTCGGCTCAAATGGCATTGAATTTACCGATGCGCCCCACCAAATCGCCGCTCACGTCGCGCAGGGCCGCAGGCAGATGATTTGGGGCTCTGATGCCAAAGCGGCGCTGCGGCTTGAGGACGGTTTTCTGCGTTCGCGCGGCCTTGGTGCGGCGCTGGTGCGGCCCGTGTCGCTGATTTTGGATGATCAGGGTCTGTATTTTGACCCCACTCGCCCTTCGCGCCTTGAGGCTCTGATTTCCGCACGCACCGATCTCTCCACCGCTGCGGCGCATCGAATTGACGGGTTTCTCACCCGTCTCAAAACGCTCAATCTCAGCAAATATAATGTTGGCGCGGGGGCCCCCACGCTCCCAGGTGGCCACCGTATTCTCGTCGCTGGTCAGGTCGAAGATGACGCCTCGGTCCGCCTTGGAACGGGACAAGGCGCAGGCGAGATAAGCACCAACCGCGCCCTGCTCATGGCGGCGCGTGCAGCGCATCCGAGCGCTGTGATCGTCTACAAACCGCACCCCGATGTCGAGGCGGGCCTGCGACGCGGCAAGGTGGCGGATGCAGACGCGATCGCCGATGTGGTGGCGCAGTCCGCCGATCCATTGGCGTTGATTGAGGCCTGTGATGAGGTCTGGACCATGACGTCTCTGATTGGGTTTGAGGCGCTGTTGCGCGGCACTCCCGTGACCTGCACCGGCGCGCCGTTTTATGCCGGATGGGGTCTGACGCAGGACCTTGGCAACACGCCCGCACGGCGTGCCGCACGCCCGTCGCTCAAAGCCCTCGCCCATGCGGTTTTGATCGACTATCCACGCTATTTTGATCCCCAAACGGGGACTGCGATTGCACCAGAAGAGGCTTTGGATCTTTTGGCCCATGCGCCCCAAGGCCGCAGTCGTTTGGCGCAGACCATGCTGGCCAGACTGCGCCAATTGCGCGCCGCCACCCTTGGCCTTAATCGCTAA
- a CDS encoding polysaccharide biosynthesis/export family protein yields MAFLTSRTTRVVALVALVASLSACGLPRSGPNKREVFAGSVLKEGDAFVITVNDRVTAATSINNELGFSSAFLNAGEIGSDTIAPGDVLSLTIWENVDDGLLAGAGANATVLSEVQVDGGGFIFVPYAGRIKAAGNSPEAIRRIITEKLDAQTPDPQVMVTRAAGDGATVTITGKINGQGVYPIERPTRRLTAMLARAGGVGVEPEVAQIKVIRGSRVGKIWFQDLYQNPKFDIPLRDGDRILVEADPRSFTALGATGAQRVVPFEARNLSALEAIAQVGGLQTNAADPTGVFVYRNEPEEISKLVLGRDDIVGPQRLIYVLDLTQPNGLFLARDFLIRDEDTVYVTEAPFVQWQKSISAITGTAASANTLSSAVGQ; encoded by the coding sequence GTGGCATTTCTGACATCGCGGACCACCCGTGTGGTTGCGCTCGTGGCTTTGGTCGCAAGCCTTTCGGCCTGTGGCCTGCCTAGGTCCGGCCCAAACAAGCGTGAAGTGTTTGCAGGCTCGGTTCTCAAAGAAGGCGATGCCTTTGTCATCACCGTCAATGACCGCGTCACTGCCGCGACGTCCATCAACAATGAGCTTGGCTTTTCTTCCGCCTTTTTGAATGCGGGCGAAATCGGGTCCGACACAATCGCCCCCGGCGATGTGCTATCGCTGACCATTTGGGAAAACGTTGACGACGGTCTTTTGGCTGGCGCAGGTGCCAATGCCACTGTGCTCTCCGAGGTTCAGGTCGATGGCGGCGGCTTTATCTTTGTGCCCTATGCGGGTCGGATCAAAGCGGCGGGCAACAGCCCCGAAGCCATTCGCCGCATCATCACCGAAAAACTCGACGCCCAGACGCCCGATCCGCAGGTCATGGTCACGCGTGCCGCAGGCGACGGTGCAACCGTCACCATCACTGGCAAAATCAACGGCCAAGGCGTCTACCCGATTGAGCGCCCAACCCGTCGCCTGACCGCCATGTTGGCGCGGGCTGGTGGTGTGGGCGTTGAGCCAGAAGTGGCTCAGATCAAAGTCATCCGCGGCTCGCGCGTTGGCAAGATTTGGTTCCAAGACCTCTATCAAAACCCGAAATTTGACATCCCGCTGCGGGATGGCGACCGCATCTTGGTTGAGGCCGACCCCCGCTCCTTCACCGCCCTTGGCGCGACAGGCGCGCAACGCGTTGTGCCGTTTGAAGCACGCAATCTGTCCGCACTTGAAGCCATTGCTCAAGTTGGCGGTTTGCAAACCAACGCGGCGGACCCGACCGGCGTTTTCGTCTATCGCAACGAGCCCGAAGAAATCTCTAAGCTTGTGCTTGGCCGCGACGATATCGTTGGCCCTCAGCGTTTGATTTATGTGCTGGATCTGACCCAACCGAACGGCTTGTTCTTGGCCCGCGACTTCCTGATCCGCGACGAGGACACCGTCTATGTGACCGAAGCCCCGTTCGTGCAGTGGCAGAAATCAATTTCGGCGATCACCGGCACGGCTGCCTCGGCCAACACGCTGAGTTCCGCCGTCGGCCAATAA
- a CDS encoding capsule biosynthesis protein encodes MRITPNSKASPKRVFLMLQGPHGPFFWSLGRMLRAAGATVWRVGFNAGDRAFWFSTKTFLPYSGAAEDWPDHFAQIVADKNVTDIVLYGDTRPVHALAIERARALGLTIHVFEEGYIRPYWVTYERGGSNGNSSLMTLSVADMRTALDTIDHDNIEPPAHWGDMRQHIFYGALYHWFVMFRNSAFRHYRGHRELPVTREFLLYFKRLIMMPQHYISRAWHTRRLLAGGFPFHIALLQLEHDTSFQVHSPYSTMPEFIADVIAGFAAGAPQHHHLVFKAHPLENDRRNLTHEVRRIAAEYGVAERVHYVRGGKLQRLLHTARSAVTVNSTAGQQVLSLGLPLKVFGRAVYDKPEFVSHQTLKAFFIRPERPDTRAYRDYRQFLLETSQIPGGFYSSRGRRQLLRLVVDLMLAKEAPDEALLQGTAHPRQPLRIVT; translated from the coding sequence ATGCGGATCACACCAAACAGCAAAGCCTCCCCCAAACGGGTGTTCCTGATGCTTCAGGGGCCGCATGGGCCATTTTTCTGGTCGCTTGGACGGATGTTGCGCGCGGCTGGAGCGACCGTGTGGCGCGTGGGCTTTAATGCCGGTGACCGCGCCTTTTGGTTTTCGACCAAAACCTTCCTGCCCTATTCTGGCGCTGCTGAGGATTGGCCCGATCACTTCGCTCAAATCGTTGCGGATAAAAACGTCACCGACATTGTGCTCTACGGCGACACCCGTCCCGTGCATGCCTTGGCGATTGAACGCGCCCGCGCTTTGGGTCTGACCATCCATGTGTTTGAAGAGGGCTATATCCGGCCCTATTGGGTCACCTATGAACGCGGCGGCTCCAATGGCAACTCCTCGCTGATGACCCTCTCTGTCGCCGATATGCGCACCGCGCTCGATACGATTGATCATGACAATATCGAACCGCCTGCGCATTGGGGCGACATGCGCCAACATATCTTTTATGGCGCGCTTTATCATTGGTTTGTGATGTTTCGGAACTCCGCCTTCCGGCATTATCGCGGCCATCGCGAGTTGCCCGTCACGCGAGAGTTTCTACTCTACTTCAAACGCTTGATCATGATGCCGCAACACTACATTTCGCGCGCATGGCACACCCGGCGTCTGCTCGCAGGCGGGTTTCCGTTTCACATCGCGCTGCTGCAACTCGAACATGACACCAGCTTTCAAGTCCATTCGCCCTATTCGACCATGCCCGAATTCATCGCCGATGTGATCGCGGGGTTTGCCGCCGGTGCGCCGCAACACCATCATTTGGTGTTCAAGGCCCATCCGTTGGAAAACGATCGCCGCAACCTCACCCATGAGGTCCGTCGCATCGCCGCCGAATACGGCGTTGCCGAGCGCGTTCATTATGTCCGTGGCGGCAAACTTCAACGGCTGTTGCACACCGCGCGCTCCGCCGTCACCGTCAATTCCACGGCTGGGCAACAGGTTCTTTCTCTCGGTTTGCCGCTCAAAGTCTTTGGGCGCGCGGTCTATGACAAACCGGAATTCGTGTCCCACCAAACTCTAAAGGCGTTTTTCATCCGCCCCGAACGGCCCGATACCCGCGCCTATCGCGACTACCGCCAATTCCTTTTGGAAACCTCGCAAATTCCGGGGGGCTTTTATTCCTCTCGTGGACGTCGACAGCTTTTGCGCCTCGTGGTTGATCTGATGTTGGCGAAAGAGGCCCCCGACGAGGCGCTGTTGCAGGGCACAGCCCACCCACGCCAACCGCTGCGTATTGTGACCTGA
- a CDS encoding riboflavin synthase — MFTGIITDVGTVLELEQRGDLRARIGCRYDVDGIEIGASIACDGVCLTVVALGVSPQNWFDVQISAESVSKTNIGAWTVGKPVNLERALKLGDELGGHIVSGHVDGVAVITAMVDEGESTRISFEAPEALAKFIAPKGSVALNGTSLTVNEVAGCSFGINVIPHTQEVTTWGAAKVGDRINLEIDTLARYVARLQEWQA, encoded by the coding sequence ATGTTTACAGGGATCATCACCGACGTCGGAACAGTGCTTGAATTGGAGCAGCGTGGCGATTTGCGGGCGCGGATCGGTTGTCGCTATGACGTAGATGGGATCGAGATCGGTGCGTCCATCGCCTGTGATGGGGTGTGCTTGACGGTGGTGGCGCTTGGCGTATCGCCACAAAACTGGTTCGACGTGCAGATCAGCGCGGAGTCGGTGTCAAAAACCAACATCGGCGCTTGGACAGTGGGCAAACCGGTCAATCTTGAGCGCGCCTTGAAGCTGGGCGACGAATTGGGCGGACATATTGTGTCGGGCCATGTCGATGGCGTGGCGGTGATCACGGCGATGGTGGACGAGGGGGAGAGCACGCGGATCAGCTTTGAGGCCCCCGAAGCCTTGGCCAAATTCATCGCGCCCAAAGGCTCCGTGGCGCTCAATGGCACGTCTTTGACGGTCAATGAGGTGGCGGGCTGTAGCTTTGGCATCAACGTGATCCCGCACACCCAAGAGGTGACCACATGGGGGGCGGCCAAGGTCGGTGACCGGATCAATCTGGAGATCGACACATTGGCGCGCTATGTTGCGCGGCTTCAGGAGTGGCAGGCATGA
- the ribB gene encoding 3,4-dihydroxy-2-butanone-4-phosphate synthase translates to MSDITDTDSYDTAISPIEEIIEDARNGRMFILVDHEDRENEGDLVIPSQMATPEAINFMATYGRGLICVTLTGERIDALGLPMMASHNSSRHETAFTISIEAKEGVSTGISAHDRARTVAVAIDPSKTATDIATPGHIFPLRARDGGVLVRAGHTEAGVDVARLAGLQPSSVICEIMNEDGTMSRLPDLVSFAQKHGLKIGTISDLIAYRRRHDNLVTKTAHREVVSEFGGTWDMTIYSDVLQGAEHIVLSKGDISTPAPVLTRMHALNPLEDVLGIGKTSREIEGAMEVIATEGRGVVVLLRDLTMQVLEDEASPHTLRQYGIGAQILAALGLHNLILVTDNPQPKVPGLEAFGLTITGTRKISQEG, encoded by the coding sequence ATGTCCGACATCACAGACACAGACAGCTACGACACCGCGATTTCCCCGATTGAGGAAATCATCGAGGATGCCCGCAACGGGCGGATGTTTATCTTGGTGGACCACGAGGATCGCGAGAACGAAGGCGATCTGGTGATCCCATCGCAAATGGCCACGCCTGAGGCGATCAATTTCATGGCCACCTACGGGCGTGGTCTGATCTGTGTGACGCTGACCGGCGAACGGATTGACGCGCTGGGCTTGCCGATGATGGCGTCGCACAATTCCTCACGCCACGAAACCGCATTCACCATTTCCATTGAGGCGAAAGAGGGCGTGTCCACCGGGATTTCGGCCCATGACCGCGCCCGCACCGTGGCCGTGGCGATTGACCCGTCGAAAACTGCGACGGATATTGCCACGCCGGGCCATATTTTCCCGCTGCGCGCGCGCGATGGCGGCGTCTTGGTCCGCGCCGGTCACACCGAAGCCGGTGTCGATGTGGCACGTCTGGCGGGGCTGCAACCGAGTTCTGTGATCTGTGAGATCATGAACGAAGATGGCACCATGTCGCGCCTGCCGGACCTTGTGTCCTTCGCGCAAAAACACGGGCTGAAAATCGGCACCATCTCCGATCTGATCGCCTATCGTCGCCGTCACGACAACCTTGTGACCAAAACCGCCCACCGCGAAGTGGTGTCGGAATTTGGCGGCACTTGGGACATGACGATTTACTCCGACGTGCTGCAAGGCGCGGAACATATCGTGTTGTCTAAGGGCGACATTTCCACGCCCGCGCCGGTCCTGACCCGGATGCACGCGCTCAACCCGCTCGAAGACGTGTTGGGCATTGGCAAAACCTCGCGTGAAATCGAAGGTGCCATGGAAGTGATCGCGACCGAGGGCCGGGGCGTTGTCGTGTTGCTGCGCGATCTGACGATGCAGGTGCTCGAAGATGAAGCCTCGCCGCACACCTTGCGCCAATATGGCATCGGGGCACAGATTTTGGCCGCCCTTGGCCTGCACAATCTGATCCTTGTCACCGACAATCCACAACCGAAAGTGCCCGGTCTTGAGGCCTTTGGCCTGACCATCACCGGCACCCGCAAGATTTCTCAGGAGGGCTAA